The sequence below is a genomic window from Lytechinus variegatus isolate NC3 chromosome 3, Lvar_3.0, whole genome shotgun sequence.
ATGCTGgcttttatcaattttttatttgaagaaaaggaattaaattatttcaaaaattcataGATGACAACTCTATAGCATGAAGAGAATATAAAATCACCATCCTGGTttggaaaacaataaatctaAACAGAATAATCTTTAAATCTAGGTAGTtcttaaaatatacaaattaataCTTTATCAAGGCTTTGTAGTGAAAATTTTGTTGTGTATGTTTTACCTAGTGAAAATTTCTCCTCTTCACCCTTTTTTCTTCAGACATGAGTATTTATCTCGtgtttaacaaaataatatatatattttttttctcttgtaacAGTATACAAGGTGAGAACCATATCATGGCAATATGTGGACATCAACTCCCAACCAGTACTTTATTCATCAGAAGCATATGATGTCCAGTATAAGGTCAAAGTGGAGAATGTCTTCAAAGGACAAGATAGTTTTGGAAAGGATGGAGCAACCATATTTCTCTACTCACCTAAGAATGTTTGTAGCATTAACAGACTTGAGATGGGCATCAGATACCTTATAAGTGGTAAGTTGGATTGTATCATATCACCATTTTCTATTTAATTGAAGTACAGAAGTTTTGATTTTGCGGAGTTAGAACcaaaataacattgaaaaatCAATATCTTGTAAACAAAATAGATGTAATTTACCTTTgtagaataaaagaaacaatGGACATTTATATAATTCCAATGTATTCAATGTAACTATAAATCAAATCCTTCAAAATATTGGCTTTATTTCTGAACCATGAAATGTGTCTAAactattttcaaatgaatttatttACAGCTAAGCTGAGAGGAGAGAAGATGGAAGTTACAACATGTGGAATCGTTGAGAGGTGGTCTAACCTTACCCCATCACAAAGAAGAGGAGTCAGAGGTTTCTATCAGACACAATGCTCAAGCTGCAAGGTATGGGAACAAtatgatttcaatattctgatCAGTTTACagggaaagaggaagaaagttGAAAAATTAagggagatagaaagagagagagagagagagaaggcatcccccccaaaaaaaacatttactctgtcaaaatataattaatgTTCATTCAGTGAAGCTTATTACTTTTAatgtgaaataacaaaaaatagatgaaaGATTCTACAAAATGTTCTGAATTGCTAGATTTGGTGCAATTGAGCAGAAAGTGCACAAtagtctttgaaaaaatagttatggatatcaattaaataaaaatacattttgctTAACCTCAACTACAAATTTAGtttcatatctttttttaaacatcattataataaatttattatATTCTTTCTTTATCAGGTGTATGGCTCAACAATCCAACGTTACTATGGAGGAGATGAGATCATTGATGAAATGAGCTCAGGTCTATGGAGCAAAAATCAGTGCTTTTTCAACCCTCTTGCTTCTGTCACTTACGGCAGCGAAGACTGCGAGACCAAACATGCCTATTGCGTCCATCAAAAGAATGGTATTTGTGGATGGGAAGGTGAAGAAGCCTATGAGGAATGCTTCCGTCAGAGAGAGTACAACTGGCAACTGATGAAGTTTTCTGAGATGGGTCTGGCTGCCTGGACATGTCCAGAACAATGCAAGGATCTCAAACCCAGGAAACTCAAGTACAAGTGCAAAAAAGCCACAAGGAAGATGCCACCCTGTAATAGTGTCAGGGAGAGTGTGCGTACTATTGATCCTAATACCATTGATGAAGTTCCTCCGACTGAATCACCCGAGATCATGGCAGCACTATCAGCCCTTTTTGACTAAGTACTGATAAGatttttattaatgttttatacAGTATTCAAAAAAATTACCAAGTTTGTGGGAAATAGAATAGATTCCATCTCTTTACAATTCTTGTCTGGTTCAAGGAATACAATTCTTTGGGATTCTTTTCTCAAAATTAGTTATGCATGTATGAAATGCATGGGGAAGATAAAAACAATGTATTCATTACATTTAAAAACATTGTTCTAGCAATTGCAATATAAATATGCGAAAGCAGagatattcaaatatattaatTATTTCTCATGCCTTTTTCAGGgatcaaatatatatttctaagatttaattttaaaacaatttcattttatttcattacatttaaGGTCTCCAAGGCTTTATCACAGGGAATAAAAGGGTGTATTTGTATAAAATGATGAGTTCATGACTTTCTGATCAAAACATGAGAggcataaattcatttttttcttgatagtATACTTTCTACCTCTGAATTCTCAAAAGTATTCATCATATTGGCAATGGTTTAGAATTATGAGTAATAGTTTATTTACATTAATTAAATCAGTATTAATTCTCCAAACTTAACTTACACAAATAATATCTAATTTCAGGAAAAGTAAAAAATTATACACACTGTTGGACAAAAAAGTGCTGCAAAACAGGGTCTTTTGAGTTtttgatttgtatattttgtttttttacctcATTAAATGCTGCAATAATAGAGGAATAGAAAATTCTCCCAAAATTATTGTAGAGAAACCAATGATATATTGGTTATTATACTTGCTACATCATAATTACATATttaattcattgatatttgtcaataaaattgacatttattAACAGATTGATTCATAAGTTATTTAAAAATGTGATGTTAATTGAAAATGATCTAGTACCCATCCATGGCTTTTAGTTTAACAATAGCAAGTTTGAGGTATGTATAATTTAAAAGATTAATAGTTTAGACTAATCTGTAGCCTCTCACTAAACTTGCTTTTATGAACATTCTATTTGTCTTTCTGCTCACATATAAAAGTgtcttatttattatttatgttcCTCTTTTTAAGTGTTGAATAATTTATTGCCATGAATATGATTCATTTAGGCATCTTAACAAAAGACACATCTACGGTCTGCTTCATGCATGAGTTTTTtgaagatttctttttttcttttcctattattgtgtctattaaaaaaatggagGATTAGGGGGAAAAAGCTGAGCAAGATTCAGCTTAAAGCTGTGGCTACATAGTGAACTTTTTATGGTATCTTAACTTgtgtatttacaattatgtgtTTTTCTTCACCATTCGGCAGCTGTGTGATCCTTTGTATGTCATGCTATTGGGATTGAATTTGTGATTAAATATTCTCCATAAATAAACTTtataatatggaaataaaatgtttgaGTAAAATATGTTTAAGTGACATTAAAAGGGAAGGATTGATAAAGAAAGGTAGATCAAAAGATAGATCAAACGAGAAGGGAGATGGTGAGagcaagagagagggagggggggggtgggaggagTGGAAAcgagaatgaatgaatgacagaTAATGGAAGAGAAAGATAGTATGTGTATGAAAACCTAAAGAAATTGCAAacagaaagagaggggggggggtgtagagaGGGGATGAGGGAGAAAGAGGTGGGGGTTCAGTGATAccatgtgaagaaaaaaaatggtgattaAATATGGTTAAAAATAAAGCACTAATAGAAGAAATGTctaggagaaagagaagaagatagcaaagagagagagagaggggggaagaaggagagagagagagaggaagaagggGAGGATGGAGAGGGGTCATTGTTTTTTGATAccttgacaagaaaaaaataggacTAATAGAATAACTGTATAGGATAAAGAGaagacagatagagagagagagagaggggggggggagaagggagaaTGGAAGGGGGTTTAATGTTTAAATTTTATCTAATATTGAAAAACAATCGGATGGATGGAATCATCTAGATACCCAAATCTCAgctcaaaataattcataaactTTATATGACCATAGTAATCCCTTGTAACATCGACCAATCAGGAATTGTTTAGCATCAGGTAACCATAGTAATCTCCATTAACTTCTGTCCAATCATTGCTTACAATGACATTCTTTTTATATCATGGGACCATGCTATTTTATGGTGACTACTGACCAATCACATTTCACCATAAAGTGTTTAGTCCCATTGTGACTTCCATGAAGCATTACTATAAACaagactctctctctctccctctcttagGGTCAGCTTTCTTATATTATAAAGTTTTCACATTTACTATGTAGCTGCTCTCTACAACATAccaattcctttaaaaatgcaaatcaaaTTACAATGGAGAGCTGACAGGCTTTTGCGAAAGTTGGGGGACCAGGGACAGCAGCGTAGTGTCTTGACTCCAGACAATGACATAATTACTAACAATTGTCCAACTGGTGAAGTCTTTTGATGATCTGCTATCCCgatccaccaactttcgacaaaagcctctcagctcttcATAGCGATTTGACTGGCTTTTTAAAGGAATTGGTATTTTGTCGAGAACGGCTCCGAAGTAAATGCAAAAACTCTCTAGTAGCCCATCAGCTGACATAATTACTTTATGATTATGAGTCATAGTACATGTAATCCACCCTTTTTCCAGAATTATTTTTCTAACTAATAAACCCTTATatctttcaaaattaattttcatgaaaaaaaaacaacgtatAAGTTACCATGGATATTTCTCTGAAAAGCAATTATGAGATTAGTTACCATGGACTCATTGATGATACTGGCATACTCAGTGAGGTAAAGCATTGTTTGTCAGGAAACTAGCTAATTGATTACTTGCAAGTGatacacaaattttcaaaatcctTATGAAATTACTCAGTTCAATGGAACGCAACTGCAAAACCCATCTTAGCATCACTCACTTAAAccaaagacagagagaaaggggggggggggaatagagTGTTAAAACAATTAGAAGGAGAAAGGATAGTGaactaaataaatcaagaatagaaaagagaaaaacaaatatagaTAGATGAGAAAAAGCGATAATCcaaatgaaattttttatacTGTTTTTCATAGGATTTTGAAAAACTAGAGCTAAAAAAAAGGCAAGAAAAGTTTAGGGCTATGAAGATTTTAGAGTTACAGAAATGTCTTTAATAATCActagacaagtggaatgcctctggccgtctcacctgcatcacacgattcaacgtagcagcagtgctgactttgaaaactactataactcacacaagatgttcagtgatacttggttactcttatttccacgttttatgaactagaccaatacataagcttacagagataggatggaaattcaacaaataccccccgatgtggccaaagttcattgacctcacatgacctttgaccttgatcatgtgacctgaaacttgcacaggatattcagtgatacttgattagtcttatgtccaagtttcaaaagtcagatcaataaacttgcaaagttatgatggtaattcaatagatacccccattatggcctaagttcattgacctttgaccttggtcatgtgacctaaaatgtgcacaggatgttcagtgatacttgattactcttatgtccaagtttcatgaatgagatccaaaaacttttaaagtttttattgtaattaaacagatatccccaaatcgtccaaagttcattgaccctaaatgaccattgaccttggtcatgtgacatgaaactcaggcaggatgtgtggtgatacttgattaatcttatgtccaagtttaatgaactaggtccatatactttttaagttatgtcatttcaaaaacttaacctcaggttaagatttgatgttgacgccgccgccgtcggaaaagcggcgcctatagtctcactctgctatgcaggtgagacaataaaccCAGACCAgtgtttgtttcaaataattcaTAGTTTAGACAGTCACTGGCCTTCAAAATCAAAGACAACTGGACCATTcacacttatttttttaaagttgataGGGATCAGATGCCTGGCCACCTGTATCCATTTGTGTAATCACATACATCATTCTAAAATGAGCTTTGCTTTCATCTATCCCCATTAAAATATCTTCCAACCATCACTCTCCAGTGAGAAAGAATCTATGTAATGATTCAGTTACATTATCtacatattttgcaataaatgaATGTTCATATCAACATGTTTATAGTGAAATAGCGGtggtttttacatgtaaataaccAAGTAGACTGCCAATCTTAGTTTAATTGTTCAAAATATACAGTAAATTTGTCAAGCACGAAAcagataaaaagtaaaaaaaaaacaccttttagAGTTAATTGTTCAAAGTCAACAGTAACTTTGTCAAGCatgaaaacaagtaaaaaaatacaactttaGAATTCAGCCAGGCACACAACTACTGAATAAGATAGCTCAACCTTGAAGAGGCAGACAAATTAACATTAGTAAGTCTGTCATTTTCCATACCATGAAAGATGAAAGCCAGCTCTATTCTATCATCTAACAATGAATAAACCTCTGAAATCTTATTCAACTAACTCAGCAATTATCCTTACACAATGAAATCATAGAATGTAGAAAGATTGTTAAGGTTTACCCCTTTGGTAAATGCCTTCGGAGATGTGTGGGTAGAAGCTATTTCCCTCTTTCATCTGGGAGAGTTAAGAAGCCTGGTATCACTTCAGTGTTAACACATTTTAGGTGAGTTCGAAgatcatattttcattatctcagatatttttgttgaatgaattttggtaaaaaaatagtATCATGTTGATGTTGAAGATCTATTTAGACAATGTAAGACTAATTATTCTCTTTTAGAGTCGTTGTGACTCAGTGGATTTCTCCaaactttgaaccacaaggtccggggattgaatcccaccacagcacttGTGTCATACATTTGCCACTCAGGTGTAATAAATGGGAACCCAGCAGGAAAAAATTCCTTGAATAGCctagcttaaaggggaagttcaccctgaagaaaactttgttttaaaaatagcagaaaaaatagtaaaaaatattggtgaaggtttgaggaaaatccgttaaagagtaagaaagttattagagttcaaagttttggatttgtgacgtcataaatgagcagctgccccatgtgttatgtaatataaaatgcatgaatgtcAAGTTTTGTATGGTTCCAGaagacttaattttgttttctattcatgatcgggtgtgaaatggtttgtctattgatatacaataggtacagtgaaaaccattttcaatattcagagaaaacgacatttcattgatattttaccattggctatgtagaaatgctgcttgcatatgacgtcacaaatcatataattgaaattctaattactttttaattatttgacgaagttttctcaaaccttcggcagtattttttattattttttctgctatttttacaataaactttttgtcggggtgaacttcccctttaagccaAAGTAACAGCATGCAGCGCttaaaaacattgtattaagcgcaatataaatgttgcatataatTTTACTATCATTAATTAATAACCCATCTACGTTCAGTACTTTGAAATTGTTGGGAAGATATGAAGGGGAGACATGTCCTGATTCTAGGCTTTTCAAGGGTTTGTAAGTCTCACAAAACAGAACCCTGTAATGCATTATACtttataattataacattatatgtTTACGTTCATTATCTATTGACTGAATAAATAattggaacaatttttttaaattctcgaGGTACCTCTTTTCATATCTAAATGTTTGATATATTATGCGGAACACTTGGTATATTGCCATTGGATCTACAAAAATCACAAGTGGATGCTTCTGGCATTCTTGACTGTATTTCACAATATACATTCTTGTTACACATTAATTCTTGTCTTTCTAATGAATTAACACTGCCTTGATTTGTAATCATAAATATGTAAAAGGGGTTCCTTCAGATATTAAACTAAGAGTTCATAAAAAAAACGATGATATAAgactatatattattttctaatatAAGAAATGCAAATTTGCTTAATATTTGAATTTCTTAAATCCCGATATCATTTCATTGTATGCATTCAGAtcagctgaaaattttttgatGATCAAATCTCAAAGGTAACCACATTGAATTAAGTTAATACAAAGTTGTCAAATGATTGACATAACGATCAAATCAAGGGTTGTTATCAAATATAAATCTCAAAGTTCAAGACTTTAAAGACCAAAGTCCACAAATGagataaaaaatgttaaatctGGGGTATTTTCAGCAGGAGTGAACTGCTTACAGAGTAAAtcattcaaacattaaaaaaaggttgAATCATATTTGCATTTCTTGGACTACTATGTGAGGAATGTATACTTTTGACTTACTCATGAGTTTGCAAAGTAACAAATAGTTTCATACCATAGTTGGATTTAGAGCTTTGGAAAATGCCTTTACAGGTTTTCTTTTTAGCTGTGATCATCTGTAAGTATGACATTCATCTCATGTCTTAAAAACTATTTCGTTTAAATTGGATATTTGTTGGACATCTTATTTTCAGAACACCTGTGCTGTAAGTCCTTAGATCCCCCCAAAACTCAATCCCATTACATTTTATAAATACactttgatgttttttttttctctctcgctTTACCAGAATGATTACATTGCAACAGTTTTGAAGAGCATTTCTCTACACCCTTAGGGTCTATCAGGTGCCAGAGTGAGATCATTAACTCAAAACGTGCAGGGCTCAATAACAATTATCCAGAAACTTGACAATGATGCATGCCGCTTTGAAATATTTGGGGGGAATAAAGCACAGAGTATAACatgtttttctctcttcttaCCCACAATATGCATAGCACCATGGCGATGAAAATGGTAGAACTTCTACTTGTCACTGTTATCATAGGTTGTTACTTGACACCGTCTATGGCTTCAAGTGTCAAGTGTAGCTCAAACTGCCTGATAATGCATCCTCAACAATGCTTCTGTGATGATGACACGGGTGAGtattcaaccccctcccccaaaaaaataataataaaaaaaattataagaagaataataaatcaatgcatgaattaatgaataaataagaaatgatttttttttttcaaaagatgatATCATGAAACTTCTTTTGTATATACACCCTGTACCAGAAGCAGGAACACATTGGAAGCATTGTAGTAAAACTTCAGAAAAAATGGGCAAGTGACTAAAAGGTATGGAGATTGAAAAACTTTAAATTGCTTAATTGGTAACTTATTCATCTACGATGTAGTTCAATTGAATTgcgaagaatgaaatttcagaTTTCAGATCTTGAGAATAGAAAAGTCATCATCAATTTACCTGAAGTAAATTGTGAAATACAAATGTTATAATCGGATCTTTGTATATCAGTATCAGTATATTTACTAACAACACCAAATAGAAATGGACTAAAGGTAAGttcattattttacaaaatacttAAT
It includes:
- the LOC121410436 gene encoding metalloproteinase inhibitor 2-like, whose product is MGYLLSSASFFCAFIMLLEVATFVKVSDASCASCPITHPQQKFCDADFVYKVRTISWQYVDINSQPVLYSSEAYDVQYKVKVENVFKGQDSFGKDGATIFLYSPKNVCSINRLEMGIRYLISAKLRGEKMEVTTCGIVERWSNLTPSQRRGVRGFYQTQCSSCKVYGSTIQRYYGGDEIIDEMSSGLWSKNQCFFNPLASVTYGSEDCETKHAYCVHQKNGICGWEGEEAYEECFRQREYNWQLMKFSEMGLAAWTCPEQCKDLKPRKLKYKCKKATRKMPPCNSVRESVRTIDPNTIDEVPPTESPEIMAALSALFD